From one Lycium barbarum isolate Lr01 chromosome 6, ASM1917538v2, whole genome shotgun sequence genomic stretch:
- the LOC132600731 gene encoding short-chain dehydrogenase/reductase 2b-like isoform X3: MAVNVEKAPERYAVVTGANKGIGFETVKQLANSGVTVVLTARNEKRGMEATSLLNEQGFPNVVFHQLDVLDAQSVESLAKFIQTQYGRLDILVNNAGASGVVVDEDVLRALNIDPEDWLAGKAVNAIQVAMKTTYESAKLCLDTNYYGVKNVTEALLPLLRNSSSARIVNVSSLRSELQRVPNEERRKELGDIENLTEDKLDKILQKFLHDLKQDSLEVNGWQMMLPAYSISKVSLNAYTRVLARRYPKMRINCVHPGYVNTDINWHTGTMPVEEGAEGPVKLALLPDGGPSGCYFDRTVVAEF, from the exons ATGGCAGTTAATGTAGAGAAGGCACCTGAAAG GTATGCAGTGGTTACAGGGGCAAACAAGGGAATTGGCTTCGAGACCGTCAAACAGCTTGCAAATTCAGGTGTGACGGTTGTCTTAACAGCCAGAAACGAAAAGAGGGGAATGGAAGCAACATCCTTGCTGAATGAACAAGGTTTTCCGAATGTTGTTTTTCATCAGCTTGATGTTCTAGATGCTCAGAGCGTTGAGTCCTTGGCAAAGTTCATACAAACACAATATGGGAGGCTTGATATTCTG GTAAATAATGCTGGAGCTTCTGGAGTTGTAGTTGATGAAGATGTCCTAAGGGCCTTAAACATAGATCCTGAAGACTGG TTAGCAGGGAAAGCTGTTAATGCCATTCAAGTTGCGATGAAAACAACCTACGAAAGTGCCAAATTATGCTTGGACACTAATTACTATGGTGTTAAGAATGTTACTGAAGCTCTTCTTCCACTGCTTCGAAACTCATCTTCAGCAAGAATTGTTAATGTCTCCTCCCTTAGAAGTGAATTACAG CGAGTTCCAAACGAGGAGAGGAGAAAGGAGCTTGGAGATATTGAAAACCTGACAGAAGATAAACTCGAcaagattctacagaaatttttgCATGATCTGAAACAAGACTCTCTCGAAGTGAACGGTTGGCAGATGATGCTACCAGCATATAGCATATCAAAAGTATCACTTAATGCTTATACCAGAGTTCTTGCAAGAAGGTACCCGAAAATGCGCATCAATTGTGTGCATCCTGGATATGTCAACACGGATATAAACTGGCATACAGGAACAATGCCTGTTGAAGAAGGAGCTGAAGGACCCGTCAAGCTGGCTCTTTTGCCCGATGGAGGACCTTCTGGTTGCTACTTTGATCGTACAGTAGTAGCCGAGTTTTAG
- the LOC132600731 gene encoding short-chain dehydrogenase/reductase 2b-like isoform X4 — MGDACRYAVVTGANKGIGFETVKQLANSGVTVVLTARNEKRGMEATSLLNEQGFPNVVFHQLDVLDAQSVESLAKFIQTQYGRLDILVNNAGASGVVVDEDVLRALNIDPEDWLAGKAVNAIQVAMKTTYESAKLCLDTNYYGVKNVTEALLPLLRNSSSARIVNVSSLRSELQRVPNEERRKELGDIENLTEDKLDKILQKFLHDLKQDSLEVNGWQMMLPAYSISKVSLNAYTRVLARRYPKMRINCVHPGYVNTDINWHTGTMPVEEGAEGPVKLALLPDGGPSGCYFDRTVVAEF; from the exons ATGGGAGATGCTTGTAGGTATGCAGTGGTTACAGGGGCAAACAAGGGAATTGGCTTCGAGACCGTCAAACAGCTTGCAAATTCAGGTGTGACGGTTGTCTTAACAGCCAGAAACGAAAAGAGGGGAATGGAAGCAACATCCTTGCTGAATGAACAAGGTTTTCCGAATGTTGTTTTTCATCAGCTTGATGTTCTAGATGCTCAGAGCGTTGAGTCCTTGGCAAAGTTCATACAAACACAATATGGGAGGCTTGATATTCTG GTAAATAATGCTGGAGCTTCTGGAGTTGTAGTTGATGAAGATGTCCTAAGGGCCTTAAACATAGATCCTGAAGACTGG TTAGCAGGGAAAGCTGTTAATGCCATTCAAGTTGCGATGAAAACAACCTACGAAAGTGCCAAATTATGCTTGGACACTAATTACTATGGTGTTAAGAATGTTACTGAAGCTCTTCTTCCACTGCTTCGAAACTCATCTTCAGCAAGAATTGTTAATGTCTCCTCCCTTAGAAGTGAATTACAG CGAGTTCCAAACGAGGAGAGGAGAAAGGAGCTTGGAGATATTGAAAACCTGACAGAAGATAAACTCGAcaagattctacagaaatttttgCATGATCTGAAACAAGACTCTCTCGAAGTGAACGGTTGGCAGATGATGCTACCAGCATATAGCATATCAAAAGTATCACTTAATGCTTATACCAGAGTTCTTGCAAGAAGGTACCCGAAAATGCGCATCAATTGTGTGCATCCTGGATATGTCAACACGGATATAAACTGGCATACAGGAACAATGCCTGTTGAAGAAGGAGCTGAAGGACCCGTCAAGCTGGCTCTTTTGCCCGATGGAGGACCTTCTGGTTGCTACTTTGATCGTACAGTAGTAGCCGAGTTTTAG
- the LOC132600731 gene encoding short-chain dehydrogenase/reductase 2b-like isoform X2 has protein sequence MASFAFGICTNFTCTTSNSSSTILPLHTNPACRLSFKNSVVNSATNSFCFSLCRYAVVTGANKGIGFETVKQLANSGVTVVLTARNEKRGMEATSLLNEQGFPNVVFHQLDVLDAQSVESLAKFIQTQYGRLDILVNNAGASGVVVDEDVLRALNIDPEDWLAGKAVNAIQVAMKTTYESAKLCLDTNYYGVKNVTEALLPLLRNSSSARIVNVSSLRSELQRVPNEERRKELGDIENLTEDKLDKILQKFLHDLKQDSLEVNGWQMMLPAYSISKVSLNAYTRVLARRYPKMRINCVHPGYVNTDINWHTGTMPVEEGAEGPVKLALLPDGGPSGCYFDRTVVAEF, from the exons ATGGCTTCATTTGCATTTGGTATTTGTACTAATTTTACTTGTACTACTAGCAATAGTAGTAGTACTATACTCCCATTACACACCAACCCCGCTTGTAGATTGTCATTCAAGAACTCAGTGGTTAATTCTGCAACAAATTCATTCTGTTTTTCTCTTTGCAG GTATGCAGTGGTTACAGGGGCAAACAAGGGAATTGGCTTCGAGACCGTCAAACAGCTTGCAAATTCAGGTGTGACGGTTGTCTTAACAGCCAGAAACGAAAAGAGGGGAATGGAAGCAACATCCTTGCTGAATGAACAAGGTTTTCCGAATGTTGTTTTTCATCAGCTTGATGTTCTAGATGCTCAGAGCGTTGAGTCCTTGGCAAAGTTCATACAAACACAATATGGGAGGCTTGATATTCTG GTAAATAATGCTGGAGCTTCTGGAGTTGTAGTTGATGAAGATGTCCTAAGGGCCTTAAACATAGATCCTGAAGACTGG TTAGCAGGGAAAGCTGTTAATGCCATTCAAGTTGCGATGAAAACAACCTACGAAAGTGCCAAATTATGCTTGGACACTAATTACTATGGTGTTAAGAATGTTACTGAAGCTCTTCTTCCACTGCTTCGAAACTCATCTTCAGCAAGAATTGTTAATGTCTCCTCCCTTAGAAGTGAATTACAG CGAGTTCCAAACGAGGAGAGGAGAAAGGAGCTTGGAGATATTGAAAACCTGACAGAAGATAAACTCGAcaagattctacagaaatttttgCATGATCTGAAACAAGACTCTCTCGAAGTGAACGGTTGGCAGATGATGCTACCAGCATATAGCATATCAAAAGTATCACTTAATGCTTATACCAGAGTTCTTGCAAGAAGGTACCCGAAAATGCGCATCAATTGTGTGCATCCTGGATATGTCAACACGGATATAAACTGGCATACAGGAACAATGCCTGTTGAAGAAGGAGCTGAAGGACCCGTCAAGCTGGCTCTTTTGCCCGATGGAGGACCTTCTGGTTGCTACTTTGATCGTACAGTAGTAGCCGAGTTTTAG
- the LOC132600731 gene encoding short-chain dehydrogenase/reductase 2b-like isoform X1 yields MASFAFGICTNFTCTTSNSSSTILPLHTNPACRLSFKNSVVNSATNSFCFSLCSQKALAQAIVQLQRVLAMAVNVEKAPERYAVVTGANKGIGFETVKQLANSGVTVVLTARNEKRGMEATSLLNEQGFPNVVFHQLDVLDAQSVESLAKFIQTQYGRLDILVNNAGASGVVVDEDVLRALNIDPEDWLAGKAVNAIQVAMKTTYESAKLCLDTNYYGVKNVTEALLPLLRNSSSARIVNVSSLRSELQRVPNEERRKELGDIENLTEDKLDKILQKFLHDLKQDSLEVNGWQMMLPAYSISKVSLNAYTRVLARRYPKMRINCVHPGYVNTDINWHTGTMPVEEGAEGPVKLALLPDGGPSGCYFDRTVVAEF; encoded by the exons ATGGCTTCATTTGCATTTGGTATTTGTACTAATTTTACTTGTACTACTAGCAATAGTAGTAGTACTATACTCCCATTACACACCAACCCCGCTTGTAGATTGTCATTCAAGAACTCAGTGGTTAATTCTGCAACAAATTCATTCTGTTTTTCTCTTTGCAG TCAGAAGGCACTTGCTCAGGCGATCGTCCAACTTCAAAGGGTTCTCGCGATGGCAGTTAATGTAGAGAAGGCACCTGAAAG GTATGCAGTGGTTACAGGGGCAAACAAGGGAATTGGCTTCGAGACCGTCAAACAGCTTGCAAATTCAGGTGTGACGGTTGTCTTAACAGCCAGAAACGAAAAGAGGGGAATGGAAGCAACATCCTTGCTGAATGAACAAGGTTTTCCGAATGTTGTTTTTCATCAGCTTGATGTTCTAGATGCTCAGAGCGTTGAGTCCTTGGCAAAGTTCATACAAACACAATATGGGAGGCTTGATATTCTG GTAAATAATGCTGGAGCTTCTGGAGTTGTAGTTGATGAAGATGTCCTAAGGGCCTTAAACATAGATCCTGAAGACTGG TTAGCAGGGAAAGCTGTTAATGCCATTCAAGTTGCGATGAAAACAACCTACGAAAGTGCCAAATTATGCTTGGACACTAATTACTATGGTGTTAAGAATGTTACTGAAGCTCTTCTTCCACTGCTTCGAAACTCATCTTCAGCAAGAATTGTTAATGTCTCCTCCCTTAGAAGTGAATTACAG CGAGTTCCAAACGAGGAGAGGAGAAAGGAGCTTGGAGATATTGAAAACCTGACAGAAGATAAACTCGAcaagattctacagaaatttttgCATGATCTGAAACAAGACTCTCTCGAAGTGAACGGTTGGCAGATGATGCTACCAGCATATAGCATATCAAAAGTATCACTTAATGCTTATACCAGAGTTCTTGCAAGAAGGTACCCGAAAATGCGCATCAATTGTGTGCATCCTGGATATGTCAACACGGATATAAACTGGCATACAGGAACAATGCCTGTTGAAGAAGGAGCTGAAGGACCCGTCAAGCTGGCTCTTTTGCCCGATGGAGGACCTTCTGGTTGCTACTTTGATCGTACAGTAGTAGCCGAGTTTTAG